The following proteins come from a genomic window of Impatiens glandulifera unplaced genomic scaffold, dImpGla2.1, whole genome shotgun sequence:
- the LOC124917558 gene encoding apical junction molecule-like, with protein sequence MSERTESEKTDDERPNDEEHWGPSPDNTGTGANPENDEADEEGSEEEEEDDQTKADIIARRILEVIELRAQKVGELYREWHEHRFDRLYKHMLPGLTDEECFRRLKEIEETVISLTNAETIHEALGRTTIIRPRARLQKLTVRIRKIKERYVEGTPEANLHLLVLEKLETARGELVEEIDRLEVVCRQRKIPHSPTPQTDEGQIHGTTPPQADPVINETDERTEPTLTGQLQHEQPRVSELDITEERVKFLLQEFADSTRTEALEVKTSEVKDGLDRIERQTEQRLTEVTKDLVGSTIDKVSELEKKNAGLEDRNDKLEADLKALTAQVDELLKAKMNADIAVVEANARAAKEVQDALNEEARREKEPPQMSEAEIAERERRTAAKYPDIAKSIAVQAAKDAERLDNERQRLEDFATAHKKKKTATRTEDEDEEHLMERSTRQRVSESASQPQPVKRKRNKDMMANFDFSNSEQGFPFL encoded by the exons ATGTCTGAACGAACCGAATCTGAGAAAACCGATGATGAAAGACCGAATGATGAAGAGCATTGGGGTCCAAGTCCTGATAATACCGGTACGGGCGCAAATCCTGAAAACGACGAGGCCGATGAAGAAGGCagtgaagaggaggaggaggacgaccAGACGAAGGCCGATATTATAGCGCGCCGAATCCTGGAGGTCATTGAACTGCGAGCTCAAAAGGTTGGCGAattataccgggaatggcacgagcaccgaTTCGACAGACTTTACAAACACATGTTACCGGGCCTAACCGACGAAGAGTGTTTCCGAAGGCTGAAGGAAATAGAGGAAACGGTCATAAGCCTCACAAACGCCGAAACCATTCACGAAGCCTTGGGCCGAACCACCATCATAAGACCGCGAGCCCGGCTACAGAAGCTAACCGTACGGATCCGGAAGATTAAGGAAAGGTACGTCGAGGGAACACCGGAGGCTAACTTACATCTCTTGGTGTTAGAAAAACTTGAGACAGCGAGAGGAGAACTCGTCGAAGAAATTGATCGGCTGGAGGTGGTGTGCAGACAACGCAAAATACCGCACTCTCCAACTCCTCAGACCGATGAGGGTCAAATTCATGGTACTACACCTCCTCAGGCGGATCCGGTGATAAACGAAACCGATGAAAGGACGGAGCCTACTCTCACCGGGCAACTTCAACATGAACAACCGCGAGTCTCCGAACTGGACATTACAGAAGAAAGGGTTAAGTTCCTccttcaagagtttgcagactcaacg CGAACCGAGGCCTTGGAGGTAAAGACTTCAGAGGTAAAGGATGGCTTGGATCGGATTGAAAGGCAAACCGAACAACGATTAACAGAGGTCACTAAGGATCTGGTCGGCTCAACAATTGACAAGGTCTCGGAactggaaaagaagaatgcgggtcttgaagaccgcaacgacAAACTCGaggccgacctcaaggcgctcACCGCACAAGTTGATGAATTACTCAAGGCTAAGATGAATGCGGATATTGCGGTTGTGGAGGCAAATgcccgagcggctaaggaagtccaggatgcgctgaACGAAGAAGCAAGAAGAGAAAAGGAGCCACCGCAAATGTCTGAAGCAGAAATAGCCGAGCGAGAACGAAGGACAGCGGCTAAGTATCCGGACATTGCAAAGTCCATAGCGGTTCAAGCGGCCAAAGATGCAGAGCGGCTAGATAATGAAAGACAAAGACTTGAAGATTTTGCAACCgctcacaagaagaagaaaacg GCTACTCGCaccgaagatgaagatgaagaacatctGATGGAGCGttctacaagacaacgagtctccGAATCGGCTAGTCAACCGCAACCGGTTAAGAGAAAACGGAACAAGGATATGATGGCCAACTTCGATTTCTCCAACTCAGAACAGGGGTTCCCTTTCCTTTAA